A portion of the Coturnix japonica isolate 7356 chromosome 4, Coturnix japonica 2.1, whole genome shotgun sequence genome contains these proteins:
- the CTSO gene encoding cathepsin O, whose translation MGVLALGLACCLLRAAKAAFPVPPGTAGSPPWDGGGGGEEEAAALRESAKRISLLNSPSNDNGTAFYGKNQFSHLFPEEFKAIYLRSIPHKLPRYIKVPKGKEKPLPKKFDWRDKKVIAEVRNQQTCGGCWAFSVVGGIESAYAIKGNNLEELSVQQVIDCSYSNYGCSGGSTVTALSWLNQTKVKLVRDSEYTFKAQTGLCHYFAHSDFGVSIRGFAAYDFSGQEEEMMRVLVDWGPLAVTVDAVSWQDYLGGIIQYHCSSGKANHAVLITGFDRTGTIPYWIVQNSWGRTWGIDGYARVKIGSNVCGIADTVSSVFV comes from the exons ATGGGGGTACTAGCGCTGGGGCTGGCGTGCTGTCTGCTGAGAGCGGCCAAGGCCGCGTTCCCGGTGCCCCCGGGTACTGCGGGGAGTCCTCcgtgggatggaggaggaggaggggaggaagaagcGGCGGCGCTGCGG GAAAGTGCTAAAAGAATTAGTTTACTGAATTCACCATCAAACGATAATGGAACTGCTTTCTATggaaaaaatcagttttctcacCTGTTCCCAGAAGAGTTCAAAG CTATTTACTTAAGAAGCATACCTCACAAACTCCCCAGATACATAAAAGTgccaaagggaaaggaaaaacctTTGCCAAAGAAGTTTGACTGGAGGGACAAGAAAGTCATTGCAGAAGTGAGAAATCAGCAGACA tgTGGAGGCTGCTGGGCTTTCAGTGTTGTGGGTGGAATAGAGTCTGCCTATgcaattaaaggaaataatctgGAAGAACTCAGCGTACAGCAGGTTATCGATTGTTCATACAGTAATTATGGCTGCAGCGGTGGTTCCACAGTAACTGCTTTGAGTTGGCTGAATCAG ACAAAAGTCAAACTTGTGAGAGATTCAGAGTACACTTTTAAAGCTCAGACAGGACTGTGCCATTATTTTGCTCACTCGGATTTTGGAGTTTCAATAAGAGGATTTGCTGCATATGACTTCAG TGGTCAGGAAGAGGAAATGATGAGAGTACTTGTTGACTGGGGTCCTTTGGCAGTAACAGTAGATGCAGTTAGCTGGCAGGATTATCTTGGTGGGATCATACAGTATCACTGCTCCAGTGGAAAAGCAAACCATGCTGTACTTATCACTGGTTTTGACAGAACAG gTACCATTCCTTACTGGATTGTACAAAACTCTTGGGGCCGTACATGGGGAATAGATGGCTATGCTCGTGTTAAGATAGGCAGCAATGTCTGTG GTATAGCAGATACAGTTTCATCAgtatttgtttga
- the TDO2 gene encoding tryptophan 2,3-dioxygenase: MSGCPFVGNKYLYKFSKLSLKDEKDDKSQEGINKASKGGLIYGDYLQLNKILNAQELQSEKKGNKIHDEHLFIVTHQAYELWFKQILWELDSVRVIFQNGHVRDERNMLKVITRINRISMILKLLVEQFSVLETMTALDFFDFRDYLSPASGFQSLQFRLLENKIGVPQSLRVPYNRRHYRDNFKGEDYELLLKSEQEPTLLQLVEAWLERTPGLEAEGFDFWGQFEVNILKGLEEEFAILQAKPESEEKEDLLSEFQKQKDILLSLFDEKRHEHLLSKGERRLSYKALKGALMIYFYREEPRFQVPFQLLTSLMDIDVLMTKWRYNHVCMVHRMIGSKAGTGGSSGYQYLRSTVSDRYKVFVDLFNLSTFLVPRHWIPKMNPTIHKFLYTAEYCDSSYFSSDDSD, from the exons ATGAGTGGGTGCCCCTTTGTGGGGAACAAATACCT ATATAAATTTAGCAAGCTATCTTTGAAGGATGAAAAAGATGACAAATCACAAGAGGGAATAAATAAAGCCAGCAAAGGTGGGCTTATCTATGGAGATTACCTGCAA TTGAACAAAATACTGAATGCCCAAGAGCTACagagtgaaaagaaaggaaacaaaatccatGATGAGCATCTTTTTATTGTGACACATCAAG CTTATGAACTTTGGTTTAAGCAGATTCTGTGGGAGTTGGATTCTGTTCGGGTTATCTTTCAGAACGGACAT GTAAGAGATGAAAGGAACATGCTGAAGGTTATTACTCGAATTAACAGAATTTCAATGATTCTGAAATTACTTGTGGAACAGTTCTCAGTTTTGGAAACCATGACTGCATTGGACTTCTTTGATTTCAG AGACTACTTAAGCCCAGCCTCAGGTTTCCAGAGCCTGCAATTTCGTTTGCTAGAAAACAAGATCGGTGTTCCCCAAAGCCTGAGGGTCCCCTATAACAGAAGGCATTATCGTGATAACTTCAAGGGAGAGGATTATGAACTCCTGCTGAAATCGGAGCAAGAACCAACGCTTCTGCAACTTGTGGAG GCATGGCTGGAAAGAACTCCAGGCCTTGAGGCAGAAGGATTTGATTTCTGGGGCCAATTTGaagtgaatattttaaaaggactAGAAGAGGAATTTGCCATACTACAG GCCAAACcagaatcagaagaaaaagaggactTGTTATCTGAattccaaaagcagaaagatataTTACTTTCATTATTTGATGAAAAACGACATGAACACCTGCTTAGTAAAG gaGAAAGAAGACTGTCTTATAAAGCACTGAAGGGAGCTCTAATGATCTATTTCTACAG aGAGGAGCCCCGTTTTCAGGTTCCCTTTCAGCTTCTTACCTCTCTTATGGATATTGACGTACTCATGACAAAATGGAGAT ATAACCATGTCTGCATGGTGCATAGAATGATTGGCAGTAAGGCTGGCACAGGAGGTTCATCAGGCTACCAGTACTTGCGCTCAACGGTGAG TGACAGGTACAAGGTGTTCGTGGATTTGTTCAACCTTTCAACATTTCTAGTGCCAAGACACTGGATACCAAAGATGAATCCAACTATTCATAAATTCCTTTATACAGCAGAATACTGTGACAGCTCCTATTTTAGCAGTGATGACTCTGACTGA